CCTGGAATTTTTTTCATCCGTGCTTTTTAATTCCTTTCCCTTCCTTTTTTTGTTCCTGCCGGTGGCATTCATTGGTGGATTCATGTTGTTTCGTGCCAATCACAACCGCGCGGGACTAGCCTTTATGGCGGCCTGCTCACTGTTTTTTTATGGTTATTGGAAACCGGCCCACCTTTGGGTGATTGTCCTTTCAATTCTGGTCAATTACCTGATGGGCGGCGCCATCGCCCCCCGGCGGGAGCCCCTAGTGCGCAGGCTATTGCTGGTCGCCGGAATAGCTTTCAACCTGGGCATGCTGGGATATTTTAAATATCTCGGGTTTTTCTCTCACATGTTCACAGTCGTCCAATTTGACAGCTTTTTCGACAACGTGGTCAACACCGCCCTACCGATCGGCATTTCCTTCTATACGTTTCAACAAATCGCCTTTCTCATAGACAGCTATAATAATATCAAGCACCGAGCGTATTCGTTCGTCGAGTACGTGTTCTTTGTTTCTTTCTTCCCACAGCTGATCGCCGGACCCATTGTTCACCACGCGGAAATCATGCCTCAACTGGAGCATCTGGCACAACGCCTACGTGGCGCGCGCTATGTCACGCGGTATCTGGTACCGGGAATGGCGCTACTTGTCATCGGACTGGCGAAAAAGGTTTTATTGGCAGACACCTTCGGCGTTTACGCCGACGGCGCTTTCGCCGTCGCCAGCCTGGATCGAATGACTTTTTTCGACGCCTGGGCCAGCGCCGTCGCCTACACTTTACAGATCTATTTTGACTTTTCCGGTTATTCGGACATGGCCATCGGTCTGGCTTTTCTTTTCGGATTGCATCTGCCAATTAACTTTAACGCCCCCTACAAGGCGGCCTCGATGATCGATTTCTGGCGCCGCTGGCATATCACTCTGTCGAGATTCCTGCGCGATTACCTTTATTTTCCTCTGGGCGGAAATCGCCGTGGTCCGGCCCTGCGCTATCTTAATTTACTGGCGACCATGATGATCGGCGGGCTTTGGCATGGAGCAAACTGGACGTTTTTATTCTGGGGCTTTTTACACGGTGCCCTGCTGGCGGTGAATCATGCCCTGCGCAGCGTTACCAGCCGCCGCCCGCCCGTCTGGCTTGCTGTCGGGGCGACGTTTATTATTATAGTTTTTACTTGGGTACCGTTCCGCGCTGAGGGGTTCGCGGTGGTGCAACGGTTTTATTATCTGATGCTCGGATTTGACGGTGTCGTAGTACCGCAAACGTACGGTGCGCTGATCCCCGCGTTAGGCGATTTTGCCACCGTGTTCAATATCCGGGCCGGTGATGTCGGCTTTTTCAGCGGCATCCGACAGGTGGCGTTTACCGCCGCCGGGCTAGCGATTGTGTTCTTTGGGCCAGTGGCGATGGCGTTGTTGGAACCGGCCCCGCGGCGACGCGCCTTGCGCTCGAAGCTGGTGCCGGTTGGTCTGGGCATTGCTGCGACATTGGTTTTTCTGGTGATGTGGGTACAGTCGAATGTTACGTTTCTTTATTTCCAGTTCTGAGCGCCGCCGCATCCGCATGCATCCCTTTATGCGCCGGATGATGGTGTCAGCTGCCGCGACGGCTGTCAGCGCCCTGGGCCTTAGCGGCGGGTTTCTTTATGTCGCCAATGAGATTGATGTTTTCTCTCCAGACGTGATCGAGAGGGCAGAGAACCTGTTGTGGGGGCCCGGATTTGGCCAACAGTATGCTGCGTATAAATTAAAACGGGCCGTTTACACGCGCCCCGACTTCCTGATCCTGGGATCGTCGCGTGTGACGCAATTCCGTGACGTCATGGCGCCAAAGGGTGTGCGATTTTATAACGCAGCCCTTGCTGCCTCCAGCCTGGGTGACGCCCGGGCCTTTTTGCTGTCGCTTTATAAACACCATCGTCCAAAAACCGTCCTGCTGGGGGTCGACCCCTGGTGGTTCCGGCCCGGGCGCAGTGGACCAACTCCGGCTGGCCCGGTCATGGATTTTAATTATCAGGCGTTGCTGTCGATGGCTATTACCAAAGGGATGACGCTTCGGGTTTTAAGCAGCCTTGGCGATGCGGCGTTTAATCGCCACGCCGATCCGTTGGGCGGACGCAAGCCGGTCGGTTATCACGCGACGCTGTCCGGCAATGGATTTCGTGCCGACGGCAGCTACCAATACGGCGACATTCTGAACGCACAGAAAACGCCGTCGGCCACCCGGCGGATGGGCCACGGTGAAGATTTCCATTTCTATCGGCAGGAAGTGATCGCGAGTCACGGACGATTTGCCTATACCGGCGCGCCAGACGACGCGGAACGGGATCTGCTTGATAAAATCATCGCTGAGGCCCGCGACCAAGATGTCGCGTTGATCCTGTTTTTTCCGCCGATGGCGGCGGCGGTGGATGAGACCATCAGGAAGACGCCGGCGCAAGATGCCTATTTTGCCGCCGTCAAGAAAACGGTTGCTGGTGCCGCCGCCAAGAACGGTATCGCATTTAACGATTTTCAGGATCTGGCCGTTCTCGGTATTGACGACCAACACACGCTCGACGGTATTCATGTGGACGAAATCGCCTCCCTGGCGATGTTGAATGCTATGATTAAAAGCAATTCAGTACTGGCCGCCCTGTACGATCAGGTGGCGATTGATAAGACGGAGAAACTGTTGGAAAACAGGCAAAATATGGCCGGACCGCATCGGATTATTCCATGACTCTGACGACAACTTGTTCTTATTGTCCAACTATGTAACATTCGAATCATGGTGAAAAAATGAAAATTATTGGCAGTATAGAGGCCCGGATGGGTTCGTCGCGGCTTCCGGGGAAGACCATGCAGCCTGTGTTTGACGACATGCCGCTCCTCGAAGCCGTTTTCCATCGCTTTCGTCAGTGCCGACAAATCGACGGACTGCTGGTAGCGACGTCGGTGGCGCCGGGCGATGATGTCATTGCCATCTGGTGTACCGACAACGATGTCGTTTGCCATCGCGGCTCCGAGGACGACGTGCTCGCTCGTGTTGTCGGCGCGGCCCGAGCCGCCGGTGCCGATGCCATTGTTCAGATGGGCGCAGATTCAGCTTACCTGGATGCCCTGCTGATTGATCAATTGATTGGCTTATACAAAGACGATGCTTACGACCTTGTTTGCAATACGTTGGAACTGACCTATCCCCTGGGAATTTACGGGCACATCGTTCGTGTCTCGAGCTTGGAAGATATAAATCGCCGTGATGATCTATCGCCAGCCGATCGCGAGGACGTGACCCGCTATATCTGGGAGCACAAAGAGCAATTCCGGCTGCTCAATATCAAGGCGCCGCCGGAGCTTCATTATCCGGAACTCCGCTTTACTGTCGACTACCCAGAAGATATGGTCTTGGCGCAAAATATCTACACCCACTTCGGCGGACTCCGCTTCACAACGGCGGACTTGATCGCGCTCTATCGCCGGGATCCGAGCCTGTTCGCCGATACACTCAAACTGAAACAGGAAGCGGCGCCGCATCTAAGTTTAATGCAGCGATGACGACAATGCCAAACAAACAACTTAGCGTCGCGCTGATCGGCGCCGGTCAAATCGCCGGCGGCTACGACACCAACCTCAGAGAAGGAGAGGACGGGGTCTACTCCCACGCGGGTGCCTACAAGGCCGACGGACGGTTTTCGTTGACAACGGTTTATGATCTCGACGACGCAGCGGCGCAAACCTTTCAGAGCTCCTGGAATGTAATAAAAATTGCCGGTGGTATCGATGACATCCTGGGTACTCATCATGACGTGGTCAGTGTCTGCGTTCCTGATGAGACTCATTTTGATATTGTCCACCGATTGATCACTACAGAATGCTGCAAAACGGTGTTCGTTGAAAAACCATTGGCGTCGTCTGCCGGTGACATCGCGACCCTTGATGCCATGTCCCGGGCGGCTGATATCAATGTCGTGGTCAACTTTCAGCGCCGCTTTGATTCCCTTTACGCAGAACTGGCCGCCGAATTCGCCGCCGACCCAACGCGCATTATTACCGTCAATGCCATGTATATGAATGGGTTCGAGCATGTCGGCGTCACCATGCTCGACACCCTGGACGCACTTTTTGGCGCGCCGGGGGCGGTGTATGTCTACAACGCGGTCATAAACCTGGAAAACAATCAACTGACCTATGAATTCGTCCTCTATTATGACAATTTCAACATCACCGTTAAAACGGTCGACAGTTCCATTCACGCCTACAATTATCATATCTTTGACATCGATATTTTTCTGGCCGACGGTCGCCTGACATTGAACCAAACTGGACGCTGGCTGGAACGCCGCACGGTCGGTGATTACGCCTATTCCGGCGTCAGTGTTTTTGAGGAAGACAGCAAACGCAGTGAAAAAACTGGGTGGGATAAGAGCATGATTGCGGCGGTCGATTACATCGCCAGGGTCACCCGCGGCGGTGCTCACACAATCAACACCCCGGCACAATCGCAGCGCACAAGACGTATCCTGGATGCCATCATCAAATCCGCTGAAACCGAAACAAAAATTAATGTGAATGAAATATCATGATCCAGAACAAAACCCTGTCCTTCCCCCCATATAATCCTATCGGCGAGGAAGAGGCGGCTGCCGCCGCCG
Above is a genomic segment from Rhodospirillaceae bacterium containing:
- a CDS encoding MBOAT family protein, which codes for MLFNSFPFLFLFLPVAFIGGFMLFRANHNRAGLAFMAACSLFFYGYWKPAHLWVIVLSILVNYLMGGAIAPRREPLVRRLLLVAGIAFNLGMLGYFKYLGFFSHMFTVVQFDSFFDNVVNTALPIGISFYTFQQIAFLIDSYNNIKHRAYSFVEYVFFVSFFPQLIAGPIVHHAEIMPQLEHLAQRLRGARYVTRYLVPGMALLVIGLAKKVLLADTFGVYADGAFAVASLDRMTFFDAWASAVAYTLQIYFDFSGYSDMAIGLAFLFGLHLPINFNAPYKAASMIDFWRRWHITLSRFLRDYLYFPLGGNRRGPALRYLNLLATMMIGGLWHGANWTFLFWGFLHGALLAVNHALRSVTSRRPPVWLAVGATFIIIVFTWVPFRAEGFAVVQRFYYLMLGFDGVVVPQTYGALIPALGDFATVFNIRAGDVGFFSGIRQVAFTAAGLAIVFFGPVAMALLEPAPRRRALRSKLVPVGLGIAATLVFLVMWVQSNVTFLYFQF
- a CDS encoding NTP transferase domain-containing protein; protein product: MKIIGSIEARMGSSRLPGKTMQPVFDDMPLLEAVFHRFRQCRQIDGLLVATSVAPGDDVIAIWCTDNDVVCHRGSEDDVLARVVGAARAAGADAIVQMGADSAYLDALLIDQLIGLYKDDAYDLVCNTLELTYPLGIYGHIVRVSSLEDINRRDDLSPADREDVTRYIWEHKEQFRLLNIKAPPELHYPELRFTVDYPEDMVLAQNIYTHFGGLRFTTADLIALYRRDPSLFADTLKLKQEAAPHLSLMQR
- a CDS encoding Gfo/Idh/MocA family oxidoreductase; its protein translation is MPNKQLSVALIGAGQIAGGYDTNLREGEDGVYSHAGAYKADGRFSLTTVYDLDDAAAQTFQSSWNVIKIAGGIDDILGTHHDVVSVCVPDETHFDIVHRLITTECCKTVFVEKPLASSAGDIATLDAMSRAADINVVVNFQRRFDSLYAELAAEFAADPTRIITVNAMYMNGFEHVGVTMLDTLDALFGAPGAVYVYNAVINLENNQLTYEFVLYYDNFNITVKTVDSSIHAYNYHIFDIDIFLADGRLTLNQTGRWLERRTVGDYAYSGVSVFEEDSKRSEKTGWDKSMIAAVDYIARVTRGGAHTINTPAQSQRTRRILDAIIKSAETETKINVNEIS